The following coding sequences are from one Chloroflexota bacterium window:
- a CDS encoding purine-nucleoside phosphorylase, with the protein MEPFVTLAEIDATAQAVREKITTQPKIGLILGSGLGPLADTVENPEIVSYDDIPNWPVSTVIGHSGRLVVGQLEGQDVLVMQGRTHYYEGYSIDRVTLPIRVMQRLGIEMLVVTNAAGAVNPNFEPGDLMLITDHLNLLGMAGVNPLRGPNLDEFGPRFPDMSRAYDAGLIELARNSAQKAAIKLHEGVYVGLAGPSFETPADLRFLRAMGVDAVGMSTVPEVTIARHGNLRVMGVSGISNKANLDGSTITTHEEVLEAGQVMVPKLVSLLRGVLQTLA; encoded by the coding sequence ATGGAGCCCTTTGTCACCCTTGCCGAAATTGATGCCACTGCGCAGGCCGTGCGCGAGAAAATCACTACCCAACCCAAAATCGGGCTGATCCTCGGTTCGGGGCTTGGGCCGCTTGCCGATACGGTTGAAAATCCCGAAATTGTCTCTTATGATGACATCCCCAACTGGCCGGTTTCTACTGTGATTGGTCATTCAGGCCGTCTGGTGGTAGGCCAACTCGAAGGGCAAGATGTGCTCGTTATGCAGGGGCGCACGCACTACTATGAAGGCTACAGCATTGATCGCGTCACATTGCCGATCCGTGTGATGCAGCGTCTGGGCATCGAAATGCTTGTCGTGACCAACGCCGCCGGAGCCGTGAACCCCAATTTTGAACCTGGCGATTTAATGTTGATTACCGATCATCTGAATTTGCTGGGGATGGCGGGCGTGAATCCGCTGCGCGGCCCCAACCTGGACGAATTTGGCCCGCGCTTCCCCGATATGAGCCGCGCCTACGATGCAGGCCTGATCGAGTTGGCGCGCAATTCGGCGCAAAAAGCCGCCATCAAGCTGCACGAGGGCGTCTATGTCGGTCTGGCCGGGCCATCTTTTGAAACCCCTGCCGATTTGCGCTTCCTGCGGGCAATGGGCGTGGATGCGGTTGGCATGTCTACCGTACCTGAGGTAACAATTGCCCGCCACGGCAATCTGCGCGTGATGGGTGTTTCGGGCATCAGCAACAAGGCCAATCTCGATGGCAGCACGATCACCACCCATGAAGAAGTACTCGAAGCCGGGCAGGTGATGGTTCCGAAACTGGTTAGCTTGCTGCGCGGCGTATTACAGACCCTTGCATAA
- the ltaE gene encoding low-specificity L-threonine aldolase, giving the protein MKIIDLRSDTVSQPTPAMREAMAKAPLGDDVYGEDPTINQLQAKAAAMLGKEAGLFIPSGTMGNLAAVLAHCGRGDEVIMGDQAHTFRYEAGGISALGGVHPHTLPNQPDGTLLLENIEAAIRPDDVHHPITRLIALENTHNRCGGAALSVDYTQKVGELAHARGLILHLDGARIFNAAAALGVDAAELTAPVDSVTFCLSKGLCAPVGSVLCGSHDFIRRAHRIRKQLGGGMRQAGILAAAGIVGLEEVVPRLKEDHLRAAKLAQGLAALPGLSVDTTQPPSNMVYLSLADTIPVDATEIVARLKEQQVLVGKTGKRRFRLVTHYWVDDQAVQNAVGAFAEVLRVYS; this is encoded by the coding sequence ATGAAAATCATCGATCTGCGTTCCGACACCGTCAGCCAGCCCACCCCGGCCATGCGCGAAGCTATGGCAAAAGCCCCGCTGGGCGATGATGTCTACGGCGAAGACCCCACCATCAACCAACTGCAAGCGAAGGCTGCCGCCATGCTGGGCAAAGAGGCCGGTTTATTCATCCCATCGGGAACAATGGGCAACCTGGCCGCAGTTTTGGCGCATTGCGGACGCGGCGACGAAGTCATCATGGGCGATCAGGCGCACACCTTTCGCTACGAAGCCGGGGGTATCTCGGCGCTCGGTGGGGTTCATCCGCACACGCTGCCGAACCAACCCGATGGTACGTTGCTGCTGGAAAATATTGAAGCTGCCATCCGCCCCGATGATGTTCATCATCCGATTACGCGTTTGATTGCGCTGGAAAATACGCATAACCGCTGCGGAGGCGCGGCCCTGAGTGTGGATTACACTCAAAAGGTGGGCGAACTGGCTCACGCCCGCGGGTTGATCCTGCACCTGGATGGGGCGCGCATCTTCAACGCGGCCGCGGCCCTGGGCGTGGATGCCGCCGAACTCACCGCCCCGGTCGATTCGGTTACATTTTGCCTGAGCAAAGGCTTGTGTGCGCCGGTTGGCTCGGTATTATGTGGCAGCCACGATTTCATCCGCCGGGCACATCGCATTCGCAAGCAACTGGGCGGAGGGATGCGTCAGGCCGGAATACTGGCCGCCGCCGGGATCGTGGGCCTCGAAGAAGTAGTGCCGCGTCTGAAAGAAGATCATCTACGGGCGGCAAAACTGGCCCAGGGGTTGGCCGCCCTCCCCGGGCTGAGTGTAGATACCACCCAGCCGCCCTCGAATATGGTCTATCTGAGTCTGGCCGATACCATCCCCGTGGATGCTACTGAAATCGTCGCCCGGCTCAAAGAACAACAGGTGCTGGTTGGAAAAACCGGGAAACGCCGTTTCCGTTTGGTCACCCACTACTGGGTAGACGATCAGGCTGTCCAAAATGCGGTGGGAGCCTTCGCAGAAGTACTCAGGGTCTATTCGTGA